A single region of the Bacillus cereus genome encodes:
- the dapG gene encoding aspartate kinase, translating to MKIIVQKFGGTSVRDENGRKHALHHIKKSLDAGYKVVTVVSAMGRKGEPYATDTLLSLVNKEESNISNREQDLLLSCGELISAIVFSNMLNENGIKAAALNGAQAGFVTNDDFTNAKIIEMNCDRVHEELKNVDVIVVTGFQGQTKKGDTTTLGRGGSDTSASALGVALHAEYIDIFTDVEGVMTADPRIVKDARHLQTVTYNEICNMAYQGAKVVHPRAVEIAMHAKVPLRVRSTYSDSEGTLISASDGATKGRDVEERPVTGIAHVSNVTQIKVLAKETAYDLQQHVFKEMANEGISVDLINISPTGVAYTVSDNVSSRAVELLNNLGYEPIVTEHCAKVSIVGAGMAGYPGVTAKIVTALAEKGIQILQSADSHTTIWVLVKETDLVEAVNALHSAFELSKEKQLEQ from the coding sequence ATGAAAATAATTGTTCAAAAATTTGGTGGCACATCAGTACGTGATGAAAATGGACGTAAGCATGCGCTTCATCATATAAAAAAATCGTTAGATGCGGGTTATAAAGTAGTTACTGTCGTATCTGCTATGGGCCGTAAAGGTGAACCATATGCAACTGATACTTTGTTAAGTCTTGTAAATAAAGAGGAATCTAACATTTCTAATCGTGAGCAAGATTTATTATTATCATGCGGAGAATTAATCTCAGCAATCGTCTTCTCTAATATGTTAAATGAGAACGGTATAAAAGCAGCAGCGTTAAATGGTGCACAAGCTGGTTTTGTAACAAATGATGATTTTACGAATGCTAAGATTATTGAAATGAATTGTGATCGCGTACATGAAGAGTTAAAAAATGTAGATGTAATCGTCGTTACAGGATTCCAAGGACAAACGAAAAAAGGTGATACGACAACACTTGGACGCGGAGGTAGCGATACTTCAGCTTCAGCGTTAGGTGTTGCGCTTCATGCTGAATATATCGATATCTTCACAGATGTAGAAGGTGTTATGACTGCGGATCCTCGTATTGTGAAAGATGCACGCCATCTTCAAACTGTAACGTACAATGAAATTTGTAACATGGCATATCAAGGTGCAAAAGTCGTTCATCCACGTGCAGTTGAAATTGCGATGCATGCAAAAGTGCCGCTTCGTGTACGTTCTACGTATTCTGATAGTGAAGGTACGCTTATTTCAGCATCTGACGGTGCTACAAAAGGCCGTGATGTAGAAGAACGGCCTGTTACAGGTATCGCTCACGTATCAAATGTGACGCAAATCAAAGTGCTTGCAAAAGAAACGGCATATGATTTGCAACAGCATGTGTTTAAAGAAATGGCGAATGAAGGAATAAGTGTCGATTTAATTAACATTTCACCTACTGGAGTAGCTTATACGGTGAGTGATAATGTATCAAGTCGTGCAGTTGAATTATTAAATAATCTTGGATATGAGCCAATTGTGACAGAGCATTGTGCAAAAGTATCTATTGTAGGAGCTGGAATGGCAGGATACCCAGGGGTTACTGCGAAAATCGTTACAGCTTTAGCGGAAAAAGGTATTCAAATTCTGCAATCAGCAGATAGTCATACGACAATTTGGGTTCTTGTAAAAGAAACCGATTTAGTGGAGGCTGTAAATGCATTACATAGTGCGTTTGAGCTTTCAAAAGAAAAGCAACTGGAACAATAA